One Miscanthus floridulus cultivar M001 chromosome 11, ASM1932011v1, whole genome shotgun sequence DNA window includes the following coding sequences:
- the LOC136494865 gene encoding E3 ubiquitin-protein ligase PUB23-like, producing MERSPAAPAPVEVPKFFVCPISLEVMRDPVTLSSGITYDRDSIERWLFTDGHGDCPVTKLPLGADDLEPTPNHTLRRLIQSWCAAHAVERFPTPRPPVDADRVSAIVDGAKKKGGGQGQQELMAALRELADIVGKSDRNRRCVEGVPEAVEFLVSVVKKHAANTSSSKPLAGCGSQEEPKCGAVPDSPKACSPEEAALSILHSLKLSEASLKRVLESSDDFVDALASVLRWPSYRARTYAMHLLKAALSAMQPSRLSSASTELVEGVVRVVADRTLSPKAIKVALHLLCRLCPWGRNRIKAVEAGAVAALVELLLSNGCGGSSNGGKRAGELAAVSIDHLCGCAEGRLELVAHPAGLAVVARAATRLSPMATESAVRALHAVARHSATPAVLQEMLAVGVVARLLYLVQAGAAGDRPRERAREMLKMHVRVWRGSPCLASHLASYPC from the coding sequence ATGGAGCGGTCGCCGGCGGCGCCGGCTCCGGTGGAGGTGCCCAAGTTCTTCGTGTGCCCGATCTCGCTGGAGGTCATGCGGGACCCTGTCACCCTTTCGTCGGGGATCACCTACGACCGTGACAGCATCGAGCGCTGGCTCTTCACCGATGGGCACGGCGACTGCCCCGTTACCAAGCTGCCGCTGGGCGCCGACGACCTGGAGCCCACGCCCAACCACACGCTCCGGCGGCTCATCCAGTCCTGGTGCGCCGCGCACGCCGTCGAGCGGTTCCCAACCCCGCGCCCGCCGGTCGACGCCGACCGCGTCTCCGCGATCGTGGACGGcgccaagaagaagggtggtggcCAGGGCCAGCAGGAGCTGATGGCCGCGCTCAGGGAGCTCGCGGACATCGTCGGCAAGAGCGACCGCAACCGGCGCTGCGTCGAGGGCGTGCCGGAAGCCGTGGAGTTCCTCGTGTCCGTCGTCAAGAAACACGCCGCAAACACGTCGTCGTCCAAGCCTCTCGCTGGATGCGGATCCCAAGAGGAACCGAAGTGCGGCGCCGTGCCAGACTCGCCCAAGGCGTGCTCGCCGGAGGAGGCGGCTCTGAGCATCTTGCATTCTCTCAAGCTCTCCGAGGCGAGTCTGAAGAGAGTCCTGGAGAGCAGCGACGATTTCGTCGACGCCTTGGCGTCCGTGCTGCGCTGGCCGAGCTACCGGGCGCGCACGTACGCGATGCACCTGCTGAAGGCGGCGCTGTCGGCTATGCAGCCCTCGCGGCTGAGCTCGGCGAGCACCGAGCTGGTCGAGGGCGTGGTGAGGGTGGTGGCGGACAGGACGCTGTCGCCCAAGGCCATCAAGGTGGCGCTCCACTTGCTCTGCCGGCTCTGCCCGTGGGGCCGGAACCGCATCAAGGCTGTCGAGGCCGGCGCCGTGGCGGCGCTCGTGGAGCTGCTCCTCAGCAACGGGTGCGGTGGTAGCAGCAACGGCGGCAAGCGGGCGGGGGAGCTCGCGGCGGTTTCCATCGACCATCTGTGCGGCTGCGCGGAAGGGCGGTTGGAGCTCGTGGCCCACCCGGCAGGGCTGGCTGTTGTTGCGCGAGCCGCGACGCGGCTCTCCCCCATGGCCACCGAGAGCGCGGTGCGCGCGCTGCACGCGGTGGCCAGGCACTCCGCGACCCCCGCGGTGCTGCAGGAGATGCTTGCCGTCGGAGTTGTCGCGAGGCTTCTGTACCTGGTGCAGGCCGGCGCCGCCGGCGACCGGCCGAGGGAGAGGGCGAGGGAGATGCTCAAGATGCACGTCAGAGTTTGGAGGGGCTCACCGTGCTTGGCGTCGCACCTAGCATCCTACCCTTGTTGA